From Caretta caretta isolate rCarCar2 chromosome 16, rCarCar1.hap1, whole genome shotgun sequence, the proteins below share one genomic window:
- the COQ4 gene encoding ubiquinone biosynthesis protein COQ4 homolog, mitochondrial isoform X5, with the protein MCHALAGRGYQLPHTDLTVTPEEHEDEERYYQLYPGHIPTSPLQKALLSAGSAFMALYNPYRHDMVAVLGETTGSSALRSLRDKMRHDPEGYQILQERPRIRLSTLDVTGLRGLSDGTFGREYVRFLDSNRVSPDTRMPVKFVDDEELAYVIQRYREVHDLMHTLLGMPTNMLGEVVVKWFEAIQTGLPMCILGAVFGPVRLNARKLQILTMELIPWAVQSGRNASCVLNFYYENRWEQTVESLREEIGILHPPAI; encoded by the exons ATGTGCCATGCATTAGCAG GTAGGGGGTATCAACTGCCCCACACTGACCTGACAGTGACTCCAGAGGAGCATGAGGATGAAGAGAGGTATTACCAGCTGTACCCAGGGCACATCCCCACCAGCCCTCTGCAGAAAGCACTGCTGTCTGCTGGCTCAGCATTTATGGCTCTCTACAACCCCTACCGGCATG atATGGTGGCAGTCCTTGGTGAGACAACTGGCTCTTCGGCCCTGCGGAGCCTGAGGGATAAAATGAGGCACGACCCTGAAGGTTATCAGATCCTACA agAGCGGCCTCGGATCCGGCTCTCCACCCTGGACGTGACTGGGCTCCGGGGTCTGTCGGATGGAACGTTTGGCCGAGAATATGTCCGGTTTTTGGACAGTAAT AGGGTTTCTCCGGACACCAGGATGCCGGTCAAGTTTGTTGATGATGAGGAGCTGGCCTATGTGATCCAGCGGTACCGTGAAGTCCATGACCTGATGCATACTCTCCTCGGCATGCCCACCAACATGCTTG gggaggttgtggtGAAGTGGTTCGAAGCCATTCAGACTGGCCTGCCCATGTGCATTCTGGGAGCGGTGTTTGGCCCAGTTCGTCTCAATGCCCG GAAGCTGCAGATCCTGACCATGGAGCTCATTCCCTGGGCTGTTCAGAGTGGCCGCAATGCCAGCTGTGTCCTGAATTTCTACTACGAGAACCGCTGGGAGCAGACGGTGGAGTCTCTGAGGGAGGAGATTGGAATCTTACATCCCCCTGCTATTTGA
- the COQ4 gene encoding ubiquinone biosynthesis protein COQ4 homolog, mitochondrial isoform X2, whose protein sequence is MLAALGRARMGGWLRRAPGSLRGLRHLALGSPASAGKGYQLPHTDLTVTPEEHEDEERYYQLYPGHIPTSPLQKALLSAGSAFMALYNPYRHDMVAVLGETTGSSALRSLRDKMRHDPEGYQILQERPRIRLSTLDVTGLRGLSDGTFGREYVRFLDSNRVSPDTRMPVKFVDDEELAYVIQRYREVHDLMHTLLGMPTNMLGEVVVKWFEAIQTGLPMCILGAVFGPVRLNARKLQILTMELIPWAVQSGRNASCVLNFYYENRWEQTVESLREEIGILHPPAI, encoded by the exons ATGCTGGCTGCGCTGGGCCGGGCGCGCATGGGGGGCTGGCTGCGGCGGGCTCCGGGCTCGCTGCGCGGCCTGCGGCACCTCGCCCTAGGTTCGCCGGCCTCCGCAGGCAA GGGGTATCAACTGCCCCACACTGACCTGACAGTGACTCCAGAGGAGCATGAGGATGAAGAGAGGTATTACCAGCTGTACCCAGGGCACATCCCCACCAGCCCTCTGCAGAAAGCACTGCTGTCTGCTGGCTCAGCATTTATGGCTCTCTACAACCCCTACCGGCATG atATGGTGGCAGTCCTTGGTGAGACAACTGGCTCTTCGGCCCTGCGGAGCCTGAGGGATAAAATGAGGCACGACCCTGAAGGTTATCAGATCCTACA agAGCGGCCTCGGATCCGGCTCTCCACCCTGGACGTGACTGGGCTCCGGGGTCTGTCGGATGGAACGTTTGGCCGAGAATATGTCCGGTTTTTGGACAGTAAT AGGGTTTCTCCGGACACCAGGATGCCGGTCAAGTTTGTTGATGATGAGGAGCTGGCCTATGTGATCCAGCGGTACCGTGAAGTCCATGACCTGATGCATACTCTCCTCGGCATGCCCACCAACATGCTTG gggaggttgtggtGAAGTGGTTCGAAGCCATTCAGACTGGCCTGCCCATGTGCATTCTGGGAGCGGTGTTTGGCCCAGTTCGTCTCAATGCCCG GAAGCTGCAGATCCTGACCATGGAGCTCATTCCCTGGGCTGTTCAGAGTGGCCGCAATGCCAGCTGTGTCCTGAATTTCTACTACGAGAACCGCTGGGAGCAGACGGTGGAGTCTCTGAGGGAGGAGATTGGAATCTTACATCCCCCTGCTATTTGA
- the COQ4 gene encoding ubiquinone biosynthesis protein COQ4 homolog, mitochondrial isoform X1, translating into MLAALGRARMGGWLRRAPGSLRGLRHLALGSPASAGRGYQLPHTDLTVTPEEHEDEERYYQLYPGHIPTSPLQKALLSAGSAFMALYNPYRHDMVAVLGETTGSSALRSLRDKMRHDPEGYQILQERPRIRLSTLDVTGLRGLSDGTFGREYVRFLDSNRVSPDTRMPVKFVDDEELAYVIQRYREVHDLMHTLLGMPTNMLGEVVVKWFEAIQTGLPMCILGAVFGPVRLNARKLQILTMELIPWAVQSGRNASCVLNFYYENRWEQTVESLREEIGILHPPAI; encoded by the exons ATGCTGGCTGCGCTGGGCCGGGCGCGCATGGGGGGCTGGCTGCGGCGGGCTCCGGGCTCGCTGCGCGGCCTGCGGCACCTCGCCCTAGGTTCGCCGGCCTCCGCAG GTAGGGGGTATCAACTGCCCCACACTGACCTGACAGTGACTCCAGAGGAGCATGAGGATGAAGAGAGGTATTACCAGCTGTACCCAGGGCACATCCCCACCAGCCCTCTGCAGAAAGCACTGCTGTCTGCTGGCTCAGCATTTATGGCTCTCTACAACCCCTACCGGCATG atATGGTGGCAGTCCTTGGTGAGACAACTGGCTCTTCGGCCCTGCGGAGCCTGAGGGATAAAATGAGGCACGACCCTGAAGGTTATCAGATCCTACA agAGCGGCCTCGGATCCGGCTCTCCACCCTGGACGTGACTGGGCTCCGGGGTCTGTCGGATGGAACGTTTGGCCGAGAATATGTCCGGTTTTTGGACAGTAAT AGGGTTTCTCCGGACACCAGGATGCCGGTCAAGTTTGTTGATGATGAGGAGCTGGCCTATGTGATCCAGCGGTACCGTGAAGTCCATGACCTGATGCATACTCTCCTCGGCATGCCCACCAACATGCTTG gggaggttgtggtGAAGTGGTTCGAAGCCATTCAGACTGGCCTGCCCATGTGCATTCTGGGAGCGGTGTTTGGCCCAGTTCGTCTCAATGCCCG GAAGCTGCAGATCCTGACCATGGAGCTCATTCCCTGGGCTGTTCAGAGTGGCCGCAATGCCAGCTGTGTCCTGAATTTCTACTACGAGAACCGCTGGGAGCAGACGGTGGAGTCTCTGAGGGAGGAGATTGGAATCTTACATCCCCCTGCTATTTGA
- the COQ4 gene encoding ubiquinone biosynthesis protein COQ4 homolog, mitochondrial isoform X3, whose translation MLAALGRARMGGWLRRAPGSLRGLRHLALGSPASAGRGYQLPHTDLTVTPEEHEDEERYYQLYPGHIPTSPLQKALLSAGSAFMALYNPYRHDMVAVLGETTGSSALRSLRDKMRERPRIRLSTLDVTGLRGLSDGTFGREYVRFLDSNRVSPDTRMPVKFVDDEELAYVIQRYREVHDLMHTLLGMPTNMLGEVVVKWFEAIQTGLPMCILGAVFGPVRLNARKLQILTMELIPWAVQSGRNASCVLNFYYENRWEQTVESLREEIGILHPPAI comes from the exons ATGCTGGCTGCGCTGGGCCGGGCGCGCATGGGGGGCTGGCTGCGGCGGGCTCCGGGCTCGCTGCGCGGCCTGCGGCACCTCGCCCTAGGTTCGCCGGCCTCCGCAG GTAGGGGGTATCAACTGCCCCACACTGACCTGACAGTGACTCCAGAGGAGCATGAGGATGAAGAGAGGTATTACCAGCTGTACCCAGGGCACATCCCCACCAGCCCTCTGCAGAAAGCACTGCTGTCTGCTGGCTCAGCATTTATGGCTCTCTACAACCCCTACCGGCATG atATGGTGGCAGTCCTTGGTGAGACAACTGGCTCTTCGGCCCTGCGGAGCCTGAGGGATAAAATGAG agAGCGGCCTCGGATCCGGCTCTCCACCCTGGACGTGACTGGGCTCCGGGGTCTGTCGGATGGAACGTTTGGCCGAGAATATGTCCGGTTTTTGGACAGTAAT AGGGTTTCTCCGGACACCAGGATGCCGGTCAAGTTTGTTGATGATGAGGAGCTGGCCTATGTGATCCAGCGGTACCGTGAAGTCCATGACCTGATGCATACTCTCCTCGGCATGCCCACCAACATGCTTG gggaggttgtggtGAAGTGGTTCGAAGCCATTCAGACTGGCCTGCCCATGTGCATTCTGGGAGCGGTGTTTGGCCCAGTTCGTCTCAATGCCCG GAAGCTGCAGATCCTGACCATGGAGCTCATTCCCTGGGCTGTTCAGAGTGGCCGCAATGCCAGCTGTGTCCTGAATTTCTACTACGAGAACCGCTGGGAGCAGACGGTGGAGTCTCTGAGGGAGGAGATTGGAATCTTACATCCCCCTGCTATTTGA
- the COQ4 gene encoding ubiquinone biosynthesis protein COQ4 homolog, mitochondrial isoform X4 has product MLAALGRARMGGWLRRAPGSLRGLRHLALGSPASAGRGYQLPHTDLTVTPEEHEDEERYYQLYPGHIPTSPLQKALLSAGSAFMALYNPYRHDMVAVLGETTGSSALRSLRDKMRHDPEGYQILQERPRIRLSTLDVTGLRGLSDGTFGREYVRFLDSNRVSPDTRMPVKFVDDEELAYVIQRYREVHDLMHTLLGMPTNMLGWVRDPHKQVSLTKDLIQYPLKSVAAFLLILMGFGSASTGLYKENSKTDYTQTVRVKTESQILKPVDSS; this is encoded by the exons ATGCTGGCTGCGCTGGGCCGGGCGCGCATGGGGGGCTGGCTGCGGCGGGCTCCGGGCTCGCTGCGCGGCCTGCGGCACCTCGCCCTAGGTTCGCCGGCCTCCGCAG GTAGGGGGTATCAACTGCCCCACACTGACCTGACAGTGACTCCAGAGGAGCATGAGGATGAAGAGAGGTATTACCAGCTGTACCCAGGGCACATCCCCACCAGCCCTCTGCAGAAAGCACTGCTGTCTGCTGGCTCAGCATTTATGGCTCTCTACAACCCCTACCGGCATG atATGGTGGCAGTCCTTGGTGAGACAACTGGCTCTTCGGCCCTGCGGAGCCTGAGGGATAAAATGAGGCACGACCCTGAAGGTTATCAGATCCTACA agAGCGGCCTCGGATCCGGCTCTCCACCCTGGACGTGACTGGGCTCCGGGGTCTGTCGGATGGAACGTTTGGCCGAGAATATGTCCGGTTTTTGGACAGTAAT AGGGTTTCTCCGGACACCAGGATGCCGGTCAAGTTTGTTGATGATGAGGAGCTGGCCTATGTGATCCAGCGGTACCGTGAAGTCCATGACCTGATGCATACTCTCCTCGGCATGCCCACCAACATGCTTG GCTGGGTGCGAGATCCTCACAAACAAGTCAGTTTAACTAAGGACTTGATCCagtatccactgaagtcagtagcagcCTTTCTATTGATtctaatgggctttggatcagcttcTACCGGATTATACAAGGAAAACAGCaaaactgactatacacaaacTGTCAGAGTGAAAACAGAGAGCCAGATTCTCAAACCCGTTGACTCCAGTTGA
- the TRUB2 gene encoding pseudouridylate synthase TRUB2, mitochondrial gives MAHLGYCTQRGSEQPPLPEISPERGRLLARAPGGERFHQRTQLAEAHGGAHWGSGVVDEPVRRRFPAAIGMAARRVARTGLNGLFAVYKPPGVASIRVRDIVETLLLKELNSLEQPAVQQQVRFLPTTIEGNAGKELTLAVTQLPVLAAHPLVRGPELTHLKIGAGHRLDTKSSGVFVLGVGHGNKLLTDMYNAHLTRAYTVRGLFGKATDDFSDTGKLIEKTTFDHVTRDKLERILAVIQGTNHKALLMYSNIDLKTQEAYELAIEGLIRPMEKTPPLITAIRCLQFAPPEFQLEIQCLHETQQYLRKIVHEIGLELKSTAVCTQVRRTRDGFFTLDNALLRMHWNLQNIRNSIQDSKIKVKLELQRSLGHQARSGKRHTDMDQVAASELHSTEGTSASDLTHKMR, from the exons ATGGCACATCTTGGCTACTGTACCCAGCGAGGATCAGAGCAGCCTCCCCTTCCCGAGATCTCCCCGGAACGGGGGCGCCTCCTAGCGCGTGCTCCCGGGGGGGAGCGCTTTCATCAACGCACCCAGTTGGCGGAAGCGCATGGCGGGGCCCACTGGGGGAGCGGAGTAGTTGATGAACCCGTACGGCGGCGATTTCCTGCCGCCAtaggcatggccgcccgcaggGTAGCTAGGACCGGGCTAAACGGGCTCTTCGCTGTGTACAAACCCCCCGGGGTAGCTTCGATTAGGGTGCGGGATATCGTGGAGACCCTGCTCCTGAAAG AACTGAACTCTCTGGAACAGCCAGCTGTGCAGCAGCAAGTACGCTTCCTGCCCACTACTATAGAAGGAAATGCTGGGAAAGAGCTGACCCTCGCTGTTACCCAGTTGCCTGTCCTGGCTGCCCACCCACTAG TTAGAGGACCAGAGCTCACTCACTTGAAAATCGGAGCAGGTCACCGTCTGGATACAAAGTCATCTGGAGTGTTTg tGCTTGGAGTGGGCCATGGGAACAAGCTGCTCACTGATATGTACAACGCCCATCTTACTAGG GCTTATACTGTTCGTGGACTGTTTGGCAAAGCCACAGATGACTTCTCAGACACAGGCAAGCTAATAGAGAAGACCACATTTG ATCATGTCACGAGGGACAAGCTGGAGCGGATTCTTGCTGTCATTCAGGGAACCAATCATAAAGCTCTGCTGAT GTACTCTAACATTGACCTGAAAACTCAAGAGGCCTACGAGCTGGCTATTGAAGGTTTAATTCGCCCGATGGAAAAAACCCCTCCATTAATCACAGCAATTCGATGCCTCCAATTTGCACCTCCAGAATTCCAACTAG AAATCCAGTGTTTGCATGAGACCCAGCAGTACCTCCGAAAAATAGTTCACGAGATTGGCTTGGAGCTGAAATCAACTGCTGTGTGCACCCAGGTCCGGCGGACACGGGATGGCTTTTTCACTCTAGACAACGCTCTCCTGCGAATGCATTGGAACCTGCAGAATATCCGGAATTCAATTCAAGACTCTAAGATCAAAGTGAAACTGGAGCTTCAGAGAAGCTTGGGCCACCAAGCTAGGAGTGGTAAAAGACACACCGATATGGATCAGGTTGCAGCGAGTGAACTGCACAGTACAGAGGGAACGTCTGCAAGCGATCTGACTCATAAAATGAGATAA